One genomic segment of Actinoplanes ianthinogenes includes these proteins:
- a CDS encoding nuclear transport factor 2 family protein, giving the protein MPEGLAQAHVERFNNAVTSGDWSPFVEALHPDAVMRFVGVPAGPRRGREAIAAAYAAEPPDDTIGIAGVRADGERDVVDFAWSRGGSGTLTLRYLDGQVVELTVTTSMARPRPGR; this is encoded by the coding sequence ATGCCGGAGGGCTTGGCGCAAGCGCACGTTGAGCGGTTCAACAACGCGGTGACCAGCGGGGACTGGTCGCCGTTCGTCGAGGCTCTGCACCCGGACGCGGTGATGAGGTTCGTCGGGGTGCCGGCCGGACCGCGGCGGGGCCGGGAGGCGATCGCGGCAGCCTACGCGGCGGAGCCGCCGGACGACACGATCGGGATCGCGGGCGTGCGGGCCGACGGTGAGCGGGACGTCGTGGACTTCGCCTGGTCTCGTGGGGGCAGTGGGACGCTGACGCTGCGCTACTTGGACGGGCAGGTCGTGGAGCTGACGGTGACAACATCGATGGCCAGGCCGCGCCCGGGACGATGA
- a CDS encoding efflux RND transporter periplasmic adaptor subunit codes for MPVRLSVVLLGFVVAGCTSGGEEAATPELADRGTVLTTVQPTRQDLSNQVSLSGKVTINPVFGIVAPTDGELRWVVRVPSKTPVSSPEWVASVWHDGFPRRVEIPKGATFAGRLMEDHADVAKGMPVVSAQHSGYGIVADIGSDQAYRISGAVKTVQAQIKNGPGPFKCKTLGTIAALPAGTVPEPAATSASPTPNASAPAAPVEGDPGAGSSGGSEPTGMRLVCVPPASVKLINGADVTLEVVTDRASNVLVLPVEAVAGSQGKGKVDIVTGEDHTRKTVDVVLGLTDGKVVEIKKGLKGDETIAVPGPNLPTVAPTGAGPVG; via the coding sequence ATGCCTGTCCGGCTGAGCGTGGTGTTGCTGGGGTTCGTGGTCGCCGGCTGCACGTCGGGCGGCGAGGAAGCCGCCACGCCCGAGCTGGCCGACCGGGGCACGGTGCTGACCACCGTCCAGCCCACCCGCCAGGACCTGAGCAACCAGGTCAGCCTCTCCGGCAAGGTGACCATCAACCCGGTCTTCGGGATCGTCGCGCCGACCGACGGCGAGCTGCGCTGGGTCGTGCGGGTGCCGTCGAAGACCCCGGTGAGCAGCCCGGAGTGGGTGGCCAGCGTCTGGCACGACGGGTTCCCGCGCCGGGTGGAGATCCCCAAGGGCGCGACCTTCGCGGGCCGGCTGATGGAGGACCACGCCGACGTCGCCAAGGGGATGCCGGTGGTGTCCGCGCAGCACTCCGGGTACGGGATCGTCGCGGACATCGGCAGTGATCAGGCGTACCGGATCTCCGGCGCGGTCAAGACCGTCCAGGCGCAGATCAAGAACGGTCCGGGGCCGTTCAAGTGCAAGACGCTCGGCACCATCGCCGCCCTGCCGGCCGGCACCGTGCCCGAGCCGGCCGCCACCAGCGCCTCCCCGACCCCGAACGCGTCCGCCCCGGCCGCCCCGGTCGAGGGCGACCCGGGCGCCGGCAGCAGCGGCGGCTCCGAGCCGACCGGCATGCGCCTGGTCTGCGTGCCCCCGGCGAGCGTCAAGCTGATCAACGGCGCCGACGTCACCCTCGAGGTGGTCACCGATCGCGCGTCGAACGTGTTGGTGCTGCCGGTCGAGGCGGTCGCCGGCTCGCAGGGCAAGGGCAAGGTCGACATCGTCACCGGCGAGGACCACACCCGCAAGACGGTGGACGTGGTGCTCGGCCTGACCGACGGCAAGGTCGTCGAGATCAAGAAGGGCCTCAAGGGCGACGAGACCATCGCGGTGCCGGGTCCGAACCTGCCCACCGTCGCCCCGACCGGCGCGGGCCCCGTCGGATGA
- a CDS encoding ABC transporter ATP-binding protein: MSELIELTGISKVLKGQEQPRTILDGVDLTVRAGESVAIVGRSGSGKSTLLSVLGLFDRPDSGTYALNGRDISRLPERHAAKLRSSHFGFVFQRFFLLKHLTAAQNVAMALINGQGWLSRRERRTRVMNALDQVGIAHLAKNRPAKMSGGEQQRVAIARALVREPQILLADEPTGALDIETGTIVIDALLDATTRGCALILVTHDRDHAARMGRIVDLEAGVLSERVPA, encoded by the coding sequence ATGAGCGAGCTGATCGAACTCACCGGCATCTCCAAGGTGCTCAAGGGTCAGGAGCAGCCGCGGACCATCCTCGACGGCGTCGACCTGACCGTGCGGGCGGGGGAGAGCGTCGCCATCGTCGGCCGCTCCGGCTCCGGCAAGAGCACCCTGCTCAGCGTCCTGGGCCTGTTCGACCGCCCGGACTCCGGCACCTACGCGCTCAACGGCCGGGACATCAGCCGGCTGCCCGAGCGGCACGCCGCCAAGCTGCGCAGCTCGCACTTCGGCTTCGTGTTCCAGCGGTTCTTCCTGCTCAAGCACCTGACCGCGGCGCAGAACGTGGCGATGGCCCTGATCAACGGCCAGGGCTGGCTGTCCCGCCGGGAACGCCGTACCCGGGTGATGAACGCCCTCGACCAGGTCGGCATCGCCCACCTGGCGAAAAACCGGCCGGCCAAGATGTCCGGCGGCGAGCAGCAGCGGGTGGCGATCGCCCGCGCCCTGGTCCGGGAGCCGCAGATCCTGCTGGCCGACGAGCCGACCGGCGCCCTGGACATCGAGACCGGCACCATCGTCATCGACGCGCTGCTCGACGCGACCACCCGCGGCTGCGCGCTGATCCTGGTCACCCACGACCGGGACCACGCCGCCCGGATGGGCCGGATCGTCGACCTGGAGGCCGGCGTGCTCAGTGAGCGGGTGCCCGCGTGA
- a CDS encoding ATP-grasp domain-containing protein yields MLLVPKDVLRPRRPDEHFADEAAAARQAGIEVAVIDHDALTRGDSADEAVARVPGGADAVYRGWMLRASHYQAMAAALERRGVTLRTGPSRYRRAHELPGWYAAAAGHTPESVWTTGDGREDFAAACAGLGSGAAVLRDYTKSMKHYWDEAAYIPDIADVEAAWRVASRFRELRDDEFTGGFVLRRFEDFIGAEVRTWWAGGECRLVTAHPDTPGEQPPADLDVTVFAGLMRTVNLPFATADLARRGDREWRLVEIGDGQVSDRPRSTPAEELIAALHRDGRRSREDGATP; encoded by the coding sequence ATGCTGCTGGTTCCCAAAGACGTCCTGCGGCCGCGCCGCCCCGACGAGCACTTCGCCGACGAGGCCGCGGCTGCCCGGCAGGCCGGGATCGAGGTCGCCGTGATCGACCACGATGCCCTGACCCGCGGGGACTCGGCGGACGAGGCGGTGGCCCGGGTGCCGGGCGGCGCGGACGCGGTCTATCGCGGGTGGATGCTGCGGGCGTCGCACTACCAGGCGATGGCCGCGGCGCTGGAGCGGCGCGGGGTCACGCTACGGACCGGACCGTCGCGGTATCGGCGGGCGCACGAGCTGCCCGGGTGGTACGCGGCGGCGGCCGGGCACACGCCGGAGTCGGTGTGGACCACCGGGGACGGCCGGGAGGACTTCGCCGCGGCGTGTGCGGGGCTGGGGTCCGGGGCGGCGGTGCTGCGCGACTACACCAAGTCGATGAAGCACTACTGGGACGAGGCGGCGTACATCCCGGACATCGCGGACGTCGAGGCCGCCTGGCGGGTGGCGAGCCGGTTCCGGGAGTTGCGGGACGACGAGTTCACAGGTGGGTTCGTGCTGCGGCGCTTCGAGGACTTCATCGGGGCGGAGGTGCGGACCTGGTGGGCCGGCGGCGAGTGCCGGCTGGTCACGGCACATCCGGATACGCCCGGGGAGCAGCCACCGGCCGATCTGGACGTGACGGTGTTCGCGGGGCTCATGCGTACGGTGAACCTGCCTTTCGCCACCGCCGACCTGGCCCGGCGGGGCGACCGCGAGTGGCGCCTGGTCGAAATCGGCGACGGGCAGGTCAGCGATCGGCCGCGGAGCACTCCGGCGGAGGAGTTGATCGCCGCGCTTCACAGGGACGGCAGGCGGTCGCGGGAGGACGGCGCCACGCCCTGA
- a CDS encoding ABC transporter permease: protein MRLSGRLRTATIIGMQGIRARKLRTFLSMVSLFLGVLAVVVVQAGAGIAERLQLADVELNSGIDGTKVLYMPTVPGANQAVVDTVHGRADAVALFNMSATIGEPGVRPINEGGSPFDQDWGGGSQICNQNGCYDPNAGAPQGQAIEMRLTALTGDVRPFRPYQLKSGQWLDFGSGPVMSPRLVLNEEAAKGFARYQVPAEMRVAGATANMTPQFIGVVKDGDPSPHAYLRFDDLTNWVPKAWLYDPNQMGDVQVAMAGSTPVEPVLMAKLTGLGAQGITADTINMRKQMKDELNLLRMIFLAMAGLVLVIGAAGVLNVGLATVGERIEEFALRRAVGTPRAVLAGIVLAETLLTGLLTAALAIGLSVAGLKVLAMFLGSSQPFLQNVEFPWSAGVSGIIAGLVAGILGGFIPALRAARIPIATVMRA, encoded by the coding sequence ATGCGTCTCTCCGGCCGGCTGCGGACCGCCACGATCATCGGCATGCAGGGCATCCGGGCCCGCAAGCTGCGCACCTTCCTGTCCATGGTCAGCCTGTTCCTCGGCGTCCTCGCGGTCGTCGTGGTCCAGGCCGGTGCCGGCATCGCCGAGCGCCTCCAGCTCGCCGACGTCGAGCTGAACTCGGGCATCGACGGCACCAAGGTGCTCTACATGCCGACGGTCCCCGGGGCGAACCAGGCCGTCGTCGACACCGTGCACGGGCGGGCCGACGCGGTCGCCCTGTTCAATATGAGCGCCACGATCGGCGAGCCCGGGGTGCGGCCGATCAACGAGGGCGGGTCGCCGTTCGACCAGGACTGGGGCGGCGGATCGCAGATCTGCAACCAGAACGGGTGCTACGACCCGAATGCGGGCGCCCCCCAGGGCCAGGCGATCGAGATGCGGCTCACCGCGCTGACCGGGGACGTCCGGCCGTTCCGGCCCTACCAGCTGAAGTCCGGCCAGTGGCTCGACTTCGGCAGCGGGCCGGTGATGTCCCCGCGGCTGGTGCTCAACGAGGAGGCCGCCAAGGGCTTCGCCCGCTACCAGGTGCCGGCCGAGATGCGGGTGGCGGGCGCCACCGCGAACATGACCCCGCAGTTCATCGGCGTGGTCAAGGACGGTGACCCGTCGCCGCACGCCTACCTGCGCTTCGACGACCTCACCAACTGGGTGCCGAAGGCGTGGCTCTACGACCCGAACCAGATGGGTGACGTGCAGGTCGCGATGGCCGGCTCCACCCCGGTCGAGCCGGTCCTGATGGCCAAGCTCACCGGTCTCGGCGCGCAGGGCATCACCGCCGACACGATCAACATGCGCAAGCAGATGAAGGACGAGCTGAACCTGCTCCGCATGATCTTCCTGGCGATGGCCGGTCTGGTCCTGGTGATCGGCGCCGCCGGCGTCCTCAACGTCGGCCTCGCCACCGTCGGCGAACGCATCGAGGAGTTCGCCCTGCGCCGCGCGGTCGGCACGCCACGGGCCGTGCTGGCCGGCATCGTGCTGGCCGAGACCCTGCTCACCGGCCTGCTCACCGCCGCCCTGGCGATCGGCCTGAGCGTCGCCGGCCTCAAGGTCCTGGCGATGTTCCTCGGTTCTTCCCAGCCGTTCCTCCAGAACGTCGAGTTCCCCTGGTCGGCCGGCGTCTCCGGGATCATCGCCGGCCTGGTGGCGGGCATCCTCGGCGGCTTCATCCCGGCCCTGCGGGCCGCCCGCATCCCGATCGCCACGGTCATGCGCGCCTGA
- a CDS encoding CGNR zinc finger domain-containing protein has translation MHINPYGEDPVRLALDLVTDPPATAADLGRRCAAAGLVIDVPASDADLTETERFLDAWLGVVDAPDETARADRLNALLAQAAAHPRLTNHADDGWHLHYRDPGRPLAAALRALISVGTALHLSGRGMHRLGRCAAAGCDRPFADLSRTGRQRYCSPSCANRDAVRRHRSRATPVSPGKITSFGTT, from the coding sequence GTGCACATCAACCCTTACGGCGAAGATCCGGTGCGCCTGGCCCTCGACCTGGTGACCGACCCGCCCGCGACCGCGGCCGACCTGGGCCGTCGCTGCGCCGCCGCCGGCCTGGTCATCGACGTGCCCGCGAGCGACGCCGACCTCACCGAGACCGAGCGTTTCCTCGACGCCTGGCTCGGCGTCGTCGACGCCCCCGACGAGACCGCCCGCGCCGACCGGCTCAACGCGCTGCTGGCGCAGGCCGCCGCTCACCCCCGCCTCACCAACCACGCCGACGACGGCTGGCACCTGCACTATCGCGACCCCGGCCGCCCTCTCGCCGCCGCCCTGCGCGCCCTGATCAGCGTCGGCACCGCCCTGCACCTGTCCGGCCGCGGCATGCACCGCCTGGGCCGGTGCGCGGCCGCCGGATGCGACCGCCCGTTCGCCGACCTGAGCCGCACCGGCCGCCAGCGCTACTGCTCGCCGTCGTGCGCCAACCGCGACGCGGTCCGTCGTCACCGCAGCCGCGCGACGCCGGTTTCCCCCGGCAAGATCACATCTTTCGGTACGACCTGA
- a CDS encoding helix-turn-helix domain-containing protein — protein MGYKEWAPPAALRSVAVCLWRSTIPDAPPSPLSVKPRPRPLPELSPELESKLSSESRSGMVSGPESGLPSGSTSALWSGPESALWSGSTSALWSGPESALWSGPESALWSGPESALWSGPESALWAGPGEGLPSGPDLVSSGSAPELSPEPWPERRPILPDGCVDLIWESGRGAFLAGPDTGPVPDHTPGGRTLVGVRLRPGAGGTLLGVPLEPLQNLRPDLTDLRPEAAAGLPGDLAPGEALRRLVTLTGVLSEERPPDPALLEAVRLLRDPRTRIPALGDHLGIGDRQLRRRFSAAVGYGPKTLQRVFRFRRFLSLLGEGTIADLAIRVGYTDQAHLTRESVEFAGLPPAALARRLTTD, from the coding sequence ATGGGCTACAAGGAGTGGGCGCCACCGGCAGCGCTGCGAAGCGTCGCCGTCTGCCTGTGGCGCAGCACGATCCCAGACGCACCGCCCTCGCCGCTGTCCGTCAAGCCTCGGCCGAGGCCGCTGCCGGAGCTGTCGCCCGAGCTGGAGTCGAAGCTGTCGTCCGAGTCTCGGTCCGGGATGGTGTCCGGACCGGAATCGGGGCTGCCGTCCGGGTCTACGTCGGCGCTGTGGTCCGGGCCGGAGTCGGCGCTGTGGTCCGGGTCTACGTCGGCGCTGTGGTCCGGGCCGGAGTCGGCGCTGTGGTCCGGGCCCGAGTCGGCTTTGTGGTCCGGGCCGGAGTCGGCTTTGTGGTCCGGGCCGGAGTCGGCGTTGTGGGCCGGGCCCGGGGAGGGGCTGCCATCCGGGCCGGACCTGGTCTCGTCCGGGTCGGCGCCGGAGCTGTCGCCCGAGCCGTGGCCGGAGCGGCGGCCGATCCTGCCGGACGGGTGTGTCGACCTGATCTGGGAGAGTGGGCGCGGGGCGTTCCTGGCCGGTCCGGACACCGGTCCGGTGCCGGACCACACGCCGGGCGGCCGCACGCTGGTCGGGGTGCGGCTGCGGCCGGGCGCGGGCGGGACGCTGCTCGGCGTACCGTTGGAACCCCTGCAGAATCTGCGCCCGGACCTGACCGACCTCCGCCCCGAAGCGGCCGCCGGGCTGCCGGGCGATCTGGCGCCGGGGGAGGCGCTGCGCCGCCTGGTGACGCTGACCGGCGTGCTGTCCGAGGAGCGCCCGCCGGACCCGGCGCTGCTGGAGGCGGTGCGCTTGCTGAGGGATCCCCGGACGCGGATCCCGGCACTCGGCGACCATCTCGGGATCGGTGACCGGCAACTGCGGCGCCGGTTCAGCGCCGCGGTCGGCTACGGCCCCAAGACGTTGCAGCGGGTGTTCCGCTTCCGCCGCTTCCTGAGCCTGCTGGGCGAGGGCACCATCGCCGACCTCGCGATCCGCGTCGGCTACACCGACCAGGCCCACCTCACTCGCGAATCAGTCGAATTCGCCGGCCTGCCCCCGGCCGCCCTCGCCCGCCGCCTGACCACCGACTGA
- a CDS encoding NF041680 family putative transposase, whose product MISVHDAVPADAVGQLTAFRQEFHRCLSRRPDALFELVDALLCGDGPVISLPELSLTGEHRRSHGSLYAALSRGRIDVDRLRTALASVTVPRAADGRIVLAVDVTCWLRPEAHTSPQRVLCHTYGRGKDTHIMVPGWPYSLVTALETGRSSWTAPLDARRLAPGDDTATITAGQLRDVVERLIAAGHWQPGDPDIWIVADAGYDGPRLAFLLTDLPVQILVRMRSDRVLRRPAPARTPGTTGRPPRHGGEFLFGDPASWGEPDAATTTDTRLYGAATARAWHRLHPRLTHRTAWISQNGQLPIIEGTVIRLSVEQLPSGGNPKPVWLWWSHPTADSHEVNLAWQAFLRRFDIEHTFRMLKQTLGWTRPKLRDPEAADRWAWLVLAAYTQLRLARAAVSDLRRPWERPMPAERLTPARVRRGFRNLHSRTGSPTAAPKPSRPGPGRPPGRRNNQPATRHDVHIVTSPNTSPSDKTKRISSRPRPRRTG is encoded by the coding sequence TTGATCAGTGTGCACGACGCTGTTCCGGCTGACGCGGTCGGGCAGCTGACCGCGTTTAGGCAGGAGTTCCACCGCTGCCTGAGCCGCCGTCCGGATGCTTTGTTCGAGCTGGTGGACGCGCTGTTGTGCGGGGACGGCCCGGTGATCTCGCTGCCCGAGCTGTCACTGACCGGTGAACATCGGCGCAGTCATGGTTCGCTGTACGCGGCCCTGAGCCGCGGCCGTATCGACGTCGACCGGCTACGGACCGCCTTGGCCTCGGTCACCGTCCCGAGAGCCGCTGACGGACGGATCGTCCTGGCCGTGGACGTGACCTGCTGGCTGCGACCCGAGGCCCACACCAGCCCGCAACGGGTGCTCTGCCACACCTACGGCCGCGGCAAGGACACCCACATCATGGTCCCGGGCTGGCCATACTCACTGGTCACCGCCCTGGAGACCGGCCGCAGCTCGTGGACCGCACCCCTGGACGCCCGCCGCCTGGCACCCGGCGACGACACTGCCACGATCACCGCCGGGCAACTCCGCGACGTGGTCGAACGGCTCATCGCCGCCGGACACTGGCAGCCCGGCGACCCCGACATCTGGATCGTCGCCGACGCCGGCTACGACGGACCCCGACTGGCGTTCCTGCTCACCGACCTGCCCGTGCAGATCCTGGTCAGGATGCGCTCCGACCGAGTCCTGCGCCGGCCCGCACCAGCCCGGACGCCAGGCACGACCGGCCGTCCGCCCCGCCACGGCGGCGAGTTCCTCTTCGGCGACCCTGCCAGCTGGGGCGAGCCCGACGCGGCTACCACGACCGACACCCGCCTCTACGGCGCCGCGACCGCCCGAGCCTGGCACCGGCTGCATCCGCGTCTGACTCACCGCACCGCCTGGATCAGCCAAAACGGGCAGCTACCGATCATCGAGGGCACCGTCATCAGACTGAGCGTCGAACAACTGCCGTCCGGCGGCAACCCGAAACCGGTCTGGCTCTGGTGGTCCCACCCCACCGCCGACAGCCACGAAGTCAACCTGGCCTGGCAGGCATTCCTCCGCAGGTTCGACATCGAGCACACCTTCCGCATGCTCAAACAGACCCTCGGCTGGACCCGCCCAAAACTACGCGACCCCGAGGCCGCCGACCGCTGGGCCTGGCTCGTGCTGGCGGCCTACACCCAACTGCGACTCGCCCGAGCAGCGGTCAGCGACCTACGCCGCCCCTGGGAACGACCCATGCCTGCCGAACGGCTCACGCCCGCCCGCGTCCGGCGCGGGTTTCGGAACCTGCACAGCAGGACCGGCAGTCCTACTGCTGCACCGAAACCCTCCCGGCCAGGCCCCGGACGCCCACCCGGCCGCCGCAACAACCAGCCGGCCACCCGCCACGACGTCCACATCGTCACCAGCCCAAACACCAGCCCAAGCGACAAGACGAAGAGAATCTCGAGCAGACCCAGACCACGCCGCACCGGTTAA